The nucleotide window ttggaaatctcttggaatgatctttccagtAAGTTATGCCCTTGGAAGTAgggttgttggattaaggaaatgtccaatccggatttttaaagggtattttagtcttttcatggccctattattttattccattttataagtttaatatgggtcaaatcaGACTTTAATCAGTTTTAGAATTTGGAATTTCATGCTAGGGCTATAGacaagagaaaagaagaaggagaaagtgCAAGATTCATCAAGATCGATCAAGATAGTTGAGATTTTCTCCAAGGGTTTATTCCTaccaggtatgtgaggcttCCATAACGTTGGTATCGTTCTCCCAGGtgccaagcatatttatttcagtTGGATTCATCCTAATGGAGTTTGAATATTGATTATCTTGATAACATGCttgaattcatatattgttcttgaatttgactgagTTCGGAAGTTTCTGAAATCGTTACATCGTATTATAGAGTCGtttcgagttaggttcttaTGTACACTTCCTGGGTATCTATATCtaaaagtaattcaagaaaaagaaccgagtttgggtgaattggggctggataacgaagaagaaattttctCGAACGAAATCGAGCAGTGGTGGCGTGTCGCGGAGCTGGTTCCCAGAATTGGGAATTTTTGTTTCGCATCGCAGAGCTGTCACGGcgcgttctgcctcaaaagtcatTTTCCAAACTAAATTTGAAAAGATTCTCCGAGTCGCGGACCCACCCTCAGATATAAATTTTcagtcttttctcatgtttagctatctaacaTCATTCCTAAACAATATGAGATccttccaaacacaaatcataatccttgaatgcataattcaattcaagaaccATTTTAGAGTCatgtcaagtgaagttaaggtCAAAGTCATGGGGAAGTCcttcaaagttttcaaaaatcttttataaatgttttaagacttaaagttcaagttgagtaatgAGTAAAGAgtacagtttgaagttcatttcttcaaaagtatatggggactatgtattcccaatgGGTTTAAAATATtctcacatttaaacaagaaaggaaaaccTCAATTTCGAAaaggccttcgggctagttttcagaaatgattaatagctttctaaatgaaggaagaggggaaactttgattttcaatatagcatttgagctaaatttttgagcactaatctcaaatcatagaagaaGTAtggttttaaacataaagagctaatattatattttgggagtagtattgagcaccgatatagggaaGCGCTCAGAGAacccacaacccccataaaaccatgtagccatcatgggtagaaaagggtcatactttttagatgaacccttagtgctttttagcatagactagtggatccacttagtagttcaggtcctatacccttagcaaggtataggatgcaTTGGCAGCATGAGATAacacgttgtatcatcactatagctcttaagtgatggttgtcggttagagaaactccgaCAGAAGTTATTtgtattctcatatacacagttatttgtatttttacatacatttcagagttttaGTGCATCTTTGCATACTcccagagttgacatcatgttttaaacaacttttctttatattgcacttgttttaaaattgctttatattgaaatgagttcagttacgtggagttgagttgagccaggtaagttcttcagtttcttttcaagcttaagttgtgtttagcattccaattCGCATACTCATACAATCAATGTACTGATACCAGTTGGCTTACATCTTaattattatgatgcagacacaggtaactaggatcagcatccgGCGCATCGCTGATCCAGTGAacagttcagagtctgttggtgagcctctttgcattctaAAGGACTCCTTTTCATTGCCTTCAGTTatagtattagttcattaggatgtcatgggtctgtcccaacatccatttTAGTTGTTTAGAGGATTCATAGACAGGCAGTTAGTTAATTCAGTTGTCTTTgcttttcatttcatatgttaaagacTTGTGTTTGCCTTAATAGCCAGTTGAATGCTTCTTTATAACACTCTAGTTACTTCATAAATGTGTATGTGATGAGTTAAGTTTTCCGTTGACTTGAGGCCAgaaatggtcttcgagtgctagccacgtccagggtgtaggatCGGGacttgacaaacttggtatcatagcacaaagttcaagagtcctaggaagtctatgaagttgtgtctgtagagtcctagttatcggtgtgaagcgcgccacatttataattAGGACGCTGTAACATTTAGGAAAATCTCTCACTTCTTTCACTCTTTTTGTGCattagagttgatctctaaaacTTTCAGATTAGCATGCTGCCATGAAGAGCAGTCAGAGGTCATCCagctaggagaaatgttgaggaacaagagttaccaaatgcacctgaagtgcaacctcaaTGGTAAGTCACTAATGCTGACTTTAGAGAAGCAATTAGGATGTTTAGTCAagctgtgactaaccaggttgggcaACAAAAGGGAGCTCGACAAGGAGAGCCTAACACTTCAAGGATTCATGAGTTctttaggatgaatcctccaagtttcattGGTTCAAAGACTTCTGAGGATCCGGAGAACTTTGCTAATGAATTGAAAAAGGtgtttgatgtgatgcatgttgcgGATACTGAGAGGGTTGAGCTagttgcatatcaactgaaaaatgtcgctaggacttggtttgaccagtggaaaggggttagagctgaggatgcaccacctgcgagttagGCCTGTTTTGAAGAAGGTTTCTtagggcgtttctttccccgagaactgaaagaggctaaggtgcgtgagttcctcacacttaagtaGGATTCTCTAAGAGTTCATGAATATAGGTTGAAATTCACCCAATTGTTTCGTAATTCTCCCAAAATAGTTGCAGATATAAGGggtagaatgagtttgtttgttgctagGTTGGCTCGTCTGTCGAGTAAAGAAGGTAGGCCCGCAATGTTGATAAgtgacatggatatctcaaggttgatggtctatgtgcagcaggtagaggaagagaagttgagggatagagaagatTTAAGAACAAGAGGGCTAATACAGGGAATGAGTCCATGCAccagaagagtaatgccaacctGTCgtccttccaacagaaacagaagggCCCTACTTCATCATCTACTAGTGAacctgcacctaagaacaaagATGAGTACAATGGTCAGAATTTTAGAGCTAAACCTACTTATTCTCAGGGTAGCGTGAcacaagggggtagtaagcctcctgcatgCGCCAAGTGCGGTAGGAACCATTCAGGTATTTGTCGTGAGGGTTTCACTGGTTGCTTCAAATGTGGTCAGAGGgggcatttcatgcgagagtgtccaaagaacaggtagggaaatggtaatgggggcaatatagcccaatcttcttcagttgctccactagACAGAGTTACAACTAGAGGGGCTACTttcggtactggcggaggaacaaaccgCTTATATGCTATCATAGTCGCCAAGAGAAAGAGGATTCGCCAggtgttgtcactggtatgatctaAGTCTTTGAGTTTACTGTTTATGCTTTCTAGACCCaagagcgagtttatcttttataactccttatcttgctatgaattttgatgttattcctgagaaacttagtgaaccattcagtgtttctacacctgttggtgagcgtattctagcagagagagtctatcgtgattgtctcattttcgtcaatcacaagagtaccatggttgatctagttgagttaggtatggtagattttgatgttattcttggtatcGACTGACTTTATGCCttttatgcctcagttgattgtagaactcgagttgtcaagtttcagtttccaaatgatagtcttagagtggaaaagtagttcagcaatgcctaagggtcattttatttcgtaccttaaggcaatgaagttagtttctaaggagtgtgtctatcacttagtccaagttaatgactctagtgttgagatacctcttattcagtcagtttaagtagtaagagagtttccagaagtctttccagatgatcttctcggagtccctcctgagagagagatagacttcggcaTAGACCTTCTTCCAAatactcatcctatatctattccgccatattgaatggcaccaacagag belongs to Solanum stenotomum isolate F172 chromosome 1, ASM1918654v1, whole genome shotgun sequence and includes:
- the LOC125857369 gene encoding uncharacterized protein LOC125857369 — encoded protein: MFSQAVTNQVGQQKGARQGEPNTSRIHEFFRMNPPSFIGSKTSEDPENFANELKKVFDVMHVADTERKQKGPTSSSTSEPAPKNKDEYNGQNFRAKPTYSQGSVTQGGSKPPACAKCGRNHSVAPLDRVTTRGATFGTGGGTNRLYAIIVAKRKRIRQVLSLV